The Bombus vancouverensis nearcticus chromosome 9, iyBomVanc1_principal, whole genome shotgun sequence genome includes a window with the following:
- the ash2 gene encoding set1/Ash2 histone methyltransferase complex subunit ASH2 isoform X1 has translation MSEEKSESPIDKVEGAQLESIDDKLKSKSDDKSKQKNKPEENTEKPNGRTSNNEAGNCYCAKERNLNIIELLCASCSRWFHESCIGYQLGKLVPFMMNYIFMCKNCSPTGLESFKKNQAPFPQMCVTAIANLLQMSQKENEQKTFFHKDKDIIPFIECHWDSMTTMPRRVTQSWHATIHRALLKDVGTLFTIDENSSDGQLFGLICSDLQMIKPNYEAMIKGGHLKVTEMGVQHVVPLSGGFRGRNAKRKFPGEGTGTGPGKKGRGSDMTAPKLPAHGYPLEHPFNKDGYRYILAEPDPHAPFRQEFDESSDWAGKPIPGWLYRALSPSTVLLALHDRAPQLRISEDRLAVTGEKGYCMVRATHNVSRGTWYWEATIEEMPEGSATRLGWGQEYANLQAPLGYDKFGYSWRSRKGTRFHESKGKHYSSGYGEGDTLGFLVILPDTHDASHLPNTYKDRPLVKFKSHLYYEEKDQVPEALKALKPLEGSKIIFYKNGVNQGEAFIDVNKGAYYPTVSIHKSATVSVNFGPNFKCPPGDITFRGMHDRAEEAIAEQSMADILYFTENEGKLRLDTFAL, from the exons atgtcagaAGAAAAGTCTGAAAG TCCAATCGATAAAGTAGAAGGAGCACAACTTGAGTCCATTGATGACAAGTTAAAATCAAAGAGCGATgataaaagtaaacaaaaaaataaaCCAGAAGAAAACACTGAGAAACCTAATGGTCGAACGAGTAACAATGAAGCTGGAAATTGTTATTG TGCAAAGGAAAGAAATCTTAACATTATAGAGCTATTATGTGCTAGTTGTTCAAGATGGTTTCATGAATCTTGCATTGGTTATCAACTGGGTAAATTGGTACCCTTTATGatgaattatatatttatgtgcAAGAATTGTTCCCCAACTGGTTTAGAGAGTTTCAAGAAAAACCAAGCAC CATTTCCACAAATGTGTGTAACAGCAATAGCAAATTTACTACAAATGTCGCaaaaagaaaatgaacaaaaaacattttttcataaagataaagatattaTTCCTTTCATTGAATGTCATTGGGACAGCATGACCACAATGCCACGTAGAGTAACTCAATCTTGGCATGCAACA ATACACAGAGCATTGCTGAAAGATGTTGGAACATTATTCACTATTGATGAAAACAGTTCAGATGGTCAGTTATTCGGACTTATATGTTCAGATCTCCAAATGATTAAGCCAAATTATGAAGCAATGATTAAAGGTGGTCATTTGAAAGTAACTGAAATGGGTGTTCAACATGTTG TACCACTTAGTGGAGGCTTTCGTGGTCGCAATGCAAAACGTAAGTTTCCTGGAGAAGGAACAGGTACAGGACCTGGAAAAAAAGGTAGAGGTTCTGATATGACAGCCCCTAAATTACCTGCTCATGGATATCCCCTTGAGCATCCTTTCAATAAGGATGGTTATCGATATATCCTCGCTGAACCTGACCCTCATGCTCCCTTCAGACAG GAATTTGATGAAAGTAGCGATTGGGCTGGAAAACCTATTCCTGGTTGGCTGTACAGAGCCTTGAGTCCAAGTACAGTTTTACTTGCTTTGCATGATCGAGCACCACAGCTTAGGATTTCAGAAGACAGGCTAGCAGTAACTGGAGAAAAAGGCTATTGCATGGTCAGAGCAACTCATA ATGTAAGTAGAGGTACATGGTACTGGGAAGCAACTATTGAAGAAATGCCAGAAGGATCAGCTACAAGGTTAGGGTGGGGTCAAGAATATGCTAATTTACAAGCTCCGCTTGGTTATGATAAATTTGGATATTCTTGGAGATCTAG AAAAGGTACACGATTTCATGAAAGTAAAGGTAAACATTACAGTAGTGGTTATGGAGAAGGAGATACATTAGGATTTCTGGTAATTTTACCTGATACACACGATGCTTCACATTTACCAAACACCTACAAGGATCGG CCCTTAGTAAAATTTAAAAGTCATCTGTATTACGAAGAAAAAGATCAAGTACCTGAAGCACTTAAGGCTCTCAAACCATTAGAAGGaagcaaaattatattttacaaaaatggaGTAAATCAAGGTGAAGCATTCATCGATGTCAATAAAGGAGCTTACTATCCCACAGTTTCTATTCATAAAAGTGCTACGGTTTCTGTTAATTTTGGACCCAATTTTAAATGTCCTCCTGGAGATATTACGTTTAGAGGG ATGCATGATAGGGCAGAAGAAGCAATAGCAGAACAATCCATGGCTGATATACTTTATTTCACTGAAAATGAGGGAAAATTAAGACTGGATACTTTTGCTTTATGA
- the ash2 gene encoding set1/Ash2 histone methyltransferase complex subunit ASH2 isoform X4, with the protein MAYTVPLSGGFRGRNAKRKFPGEGTGTGPGKKGRGSDMTAPKLPAHGYPLEHPFNKDGYRYILAEPDPHAPFRQEFDESSDWAGKPIPGWLYRALSPSTVLLALHDRAPQLRISEDRLAVTGEKGYCMVRATHNVSRGTWYWEATIEEMPEGSATRLGWGQEYANLQAPLGYDKFGYSWRSRKGTRFHESKGKHYSSGYGEGDTLGFLVILPDTHDASHLPNTYKDRPLVKFKSHLYYEEKDQVPEALKALKPLEGSKIIFYKNGVNQGEAFIDVNKGAYYPTVSIHKSATVSVNFGPNFKCPPGDITFRGMHDRAEEAIAEQSMADILYFTENEGKLRLDTFAL; encoded by the exons ATGGCATATACAGTACCACTTAGTGGAGGCTTTCGTGGTCGCAATGCAAAACGTAAGTTTCCTGGAGAAGGAACAGGTACAGGACCTGGAAAAAAAGGTAGAGGTTCTGATATGACAGCCCCTAAATTACCTGCTCATGGATATCCCCTTGAGCATCCTTTCAATAAGGATGGTTATCGATATATCCTCGCTGAACCTGACCCTCATGCTCCCTTCAGACAG GAATTTGATGAAAGTAGCGATTGGGCTGGAAAACCTATTCCTGGTTGGCTGTACAGAGCCTTGAGTCCAAGTACAGTTTTACTTGCTTTGCATGATCGAGCACCACAGCTTAGGATTTCAGAAGACAGGCTAGCAGTAACTGGAGAAAAAGGCTATTGCATGGTCAGAGCAACTCATA ATGTAAGTAGAGGTACATGGTACTGGGAAGCAACTATTGAAGAAATGCCAGAAGGATCAGCTACAAGGTTAGGGTGGGGTCAAGAATATGCTAATTTACAAGCTCCGCTTGGTTATGATAAATTTGGATATTCTTGGAGATCTAG AAAAGGTACACGATTTCATGAAAGTAAAGGTAAACATTACAGTAGTGGTTATGGAGAAGGAGATACATTAGGATTTCTGGTAATTTTACCTGATACACACGATGCTTCACATTTACCAAACACCTACAAGGATCGG CCCTTAGTAAAATTTAAAAGTCATCTGTATTACGAAGAAAAAGATCAAGTACCTGAAGCACTTAAGGCTCTCAAACCATTAGAAGGaagcaaaattatattttacaaaaatggaGTAAATCAAGGTGAAGCATTCATCGATGTCAATAAAGGAGCTTACTATCCCACAGTTTCTATTCATAAAAGTGCTACGGTTTCTGTTAATTTTGGACCCAATTTTAAATGTCCTCCTGGAGATATTACGTTTAGAGGG ATGCATGATAGGGCAGAAGAAGCAATAGCAGAACAATCCATGGCTGATATACTTTATTTCACTGAAAATGAGGGAAAATTAAGACTGGATACTTTTGCTTTATGA
- the ash2 gene encoding set1/Ash2 histone methyltransferase complex subunit ASH2 isoform X5: MLEFDESSDWAGKPIPGWLYRALSPSTVLLALHDRAPQLRISEDRLAVTGEKGYCMVRATHNVSRGTWYWEATIEEMPEGSATRLGWGQEYANLQAPLGYDKFGYSWRSRKGTRFHESKGKHYSSGYGEGDTLGFLVILPDTHDASHLPNTYKDRPLVKFKSHLYYEEKDQVPEALKALKPLEGSKIIFYKNGVNQGEAFIDVNKGAYYPTVSIHKSATVSVNFGPNFKCPPGDITFRGMHDRAEEAIAEQSMADILYFTENEGKLRLDTFAL; encoded by the exons ATGTTG GAATTTGATGAAAGTAGCGATTGGGCTGGAAAACCTATTCCTGGTTGGCTGTACAGAGCCTTGAGTCCAAGTACAGTTTTACTTGCTTTGCATGATCGAGCACCACAGCTTAGGATTTCAGAAGACAGGCTAGCAGTAACTGGAGAAAAAGGCTATTGCATGGTCAGAGCAACTCATA ATGTAAGTAGAGGTACATGGTACTGGGAAGCAACTATTGAAGAAATGCCAGAAGGATCAGCTACAAGGTTAGGGTGGGGTCAAGAATATGCTAATTTACAAGCTCCGCTTGGTTATGATAAATTTGGATATTCTTGGAGATCTAG AAAAGGTACACGATTTCATGAAAGTAAAGGTAAACATTACAGTAGTGGTTATGGAGAAGGAGATACATTAGGATTTCTGGTAATTTTACCTGATACACACGATGCTTCACATTTACCAAACACCTACAAGGATCGG CCCTTAGTAAAATTTAAAAGTCATCTGTATTACGAAGAAAAAGATCAAGTACCTGAAGCACTTAAGGCTCTCAAACCATTAGAAGGaagcaaaattatattttacaaaaatggaGTAAATCAAGGTGAAGCATTCATCGATGTCAATAAAGGAGCTTACTATCCCACAGTTTCTATTCATAAAAGTGCTACGGTTTCTGTTAATTTTGGACCCAATTTTAAATGTCCTCCTGGAGATATTACGTTTAGAGGG ATGCATGATAGGGCAGAAGAAGCAATAGCAGAACAATCCATGGCTGATATACTTTATTTCACTGAAAATGAGGGAAAATTAAGACTGGATACTTTTGCTTTATGA
- the ash2 gene encoding set1/Ash2 histone methyltransferase complex subunit ASH2 isoform X2, translating to MMNYIFMCKNCSPTGLESFKKNQAPFPQMCVTAIANLLQMSQKENEQKTFFHKDKDIIPFIECHWDSMTTMPRRVTQSWHATIHRALLKDVGTLFTIDENSSDGQLFGLICSDLQMIKPNYEAMIKGGHLKVTEMGVQHVVPLSGGFRGRNAKRKFPGEGTGTGPGKKGRGSDMTAPKLPAHGYPLEHPFNKDGYRYILAEPDPHAPFRQEFDESSDWAGKPIPGWLYRALSPSTVLLALHDRAPQLRISEDRLAVTGEKGYCMVRATHNVSRGTWYWEATIEEMPEGSATRLGWGQEYANLQAPLGYDKFGYSWRSRKGTRFHESKGKHYSSGYGEGDTLGFLVILPDTHDASHLPNTYKDRPLVKFKSHLYYEEKDQVPEALKALKPLEGSKIIFYKNGVNQGEAFIDVNKGAYYPTVSIHKSATVSVNFGPNFKCPPGDITFRGMHDRAEEAIAEQSMADILYFTENEGKLRLDTFAL from the exons ATGatgaattatatatttatgtgcAAGAATTGTTCCCCAACTGGTTTAGAGAGTTTCAAGAAAAACCAAGCAC CATTTCCACAAATGTGTGTAACAGCAATAGCAAATTTACTACAAATGTCGCaaaaagaaaatgaacaaaaaacattttttcataaagataaagatattaTTCCTTTCATTGAATGTCATTGGGACAGCATGACCACAATGCCACGTAGAGTAACTCAATCTTGGCATGCAACA ATACACAGAGCATTGCTGAAAGATGTTGGAACATTATTCACTATTGATGAAAACAGTTCAGATGGTCAGTTATTCGGACTTATATGTTCAGATCTCCAAATGATTAAGCCAAATTATGAAGCAATGATTAAAGGTGGTCATTTGAAAGTAACTGAAATGGGTGTTCAACATGTTG TACCACTTAGTGGAGGCTTTCGTGGTCGCAATGCAAAACGTAAGTTTCCTGGAGAAGGAACAGGTACAGGACCTGGAAAAAAAGGTAGAGGTTCTGATATGACAGCCCCTAAATTACCTGCTCATGGATATCCCCTTGAGCATCCTTTCAATAAGGATGGTTATCGATATATCCTCGCTGAACCTGACCCTCATGCTCCCTTCAGACAG GAATTTGATGAAAGTAGCGATTGGGCTGGAAAACCTATTCCTGGTTGGCTGTACAGAGCCTTGAGTCCAAGTACAGTTTTACTTGCTTTGCATGATCGAGCACCACAGCTTAGGATTTCAGAAGACAGGCTAGCAGTAACTGGAGAAAAAGGCTATTGCATGGTCAGAGCAACTCATA ATGTAAGTAGAGGTACATGGTACTGGGAAGCAACTATTGAAGAAATGCCAGAAGGATCAGCTACAAGGTTAGGGTGGGGTCAAGAATATGCTAATTTACAAGCTCCGCTTGGTTATGATAAATTTGGATATTCTTGGAGATCTAG AAAAGGTACACGATTTCATGAAAGTAAAGGTAAACATTACAGTAGTGGTTATGGAGAAGGAGATACATTAGGATTTCTGGTAATTTTACCTGATACACACGATGCTTCACATTTACCAAACACCTACAAGGATCGG CCCTTAGTAAAATTTAAAAGTCATCTGTATTACGAAGAAAAAGATCAAGTACCTGAAGCACTTAAGGCTCTCAAACCATTAGAAGGaagcaaaattatattttacaaaaatggaGTAAATCAAGGTGAAGCATTCATCGATGTCAATAAAGGAGCTTACTATCCCACAGTTTCTATTCATAAAAGTGCTACGGTTTCTGTTAATTTTGGACCCAATTTTAAATGTCCTCCTGGAGATATTACGTTTAGAGGG ATGCATGATAGGGCAGAAGAAGCAATAGCAGAACAATCCATGGCTGATATACTTTATTTCACTGAAAATGAGGGAAAATTAAGACTGGATACTTTTGCTTTATGA
- the LOC117163541 gene encoding DNA-binding transcriptional regulator BolA, with product MYNTTVILRRSYRNTFLVSKMCSAIQNNSVESSIKKKLIDSLNPSYIEIINESYMHNVPKGSETHFKIIAVSDKFKDVPLIKRHRMINKLLQSELEGSVHALSIIAKTPDQWKEKSTITPSPACRGGFGK from the exons ATGTATAATACAACAGTAATATTACGAAGAA GCTACAGGAACACATTCTTAGTATCAAAAATGTGTAGTGCAATACAAAATAATTCTGTAGAatcttctataaaaaaaaaattgatagattctttaaatccatcttatattgaaattataaatgAGTCGTATATGCACAATGTTCCTAAAGGATCTGAAACACACTTTAAAATAATTGCTGTTTCTGACAAGTTCAAAGATGTACCATTAATTAAG cGCCACCGAATGATAAATAAGTTATTGCAATCAGAGTTAGAAGGTAGCGTGCATGCATTATCAATTATA GCCAAAACACCTGATCAATGGAAAGAGAAAAGTACTATAACTCCAAGTCCAGCTTGTAGAGGGGGTTTTGGAAAATGA
- the ash2 gene encoding set1/Ash2 histone methyltransferase complex subunit ASH2 isoform X3, protein MSEEKSESPIDKVEGAQLESIDDKLKSKSDDKSKQKNKPEENTEKPNGRTSNNEAGNCYCAKERNLNIIELLCASCSRWFHESCIGYQLGKLVPFMMNYIFMCKNCSPTGLESFKKNQAPFPQMCVTAIANLLQMSQKENEQKTFFHKDKDIIPFIECHWDSMTTMPRRVTQSWHATIHRALLKDVGTLFTIDENSSDGQLFGLICSDLQMIKPNYEAMIKGGHLKVTEMGVQHVVPLSGGFRGRNAKRKFPGEGTGTGPGKKGRGSDMTAPKLPAHGYPLEHPFNKDGYRYILAEPDPHAPFRQEFDESSDWAGKPIPGWLYRALSPSTVLLALHDRAPQLRISEDRLAVTGEKGYCMVRATHNVSRGTWYWEATIEEMPEGSATRLGWGQEYANLQAPLGYDKFGYSWRSRKGTRFHESKGKHYSSGYGEGDTLGFLVILPDTHDASHLPNTYKDRVRTKSLSKI, encoded by the exons atgtcagaAGAAAAGTCTGAAAG TCCAATCGATAAAGTAGAAGGAGCACAACTTGAGTCCATTGATGACAAGTTAAAATCAAAGAGCGATgataaaagtaaacaaaaaaataaaCCAGAAGAAAACACTGAGAAACCTAATGGTCGAACGAGTAACAATGAAGCTGGAAATTGTTATTG TGCAAAGGAAAGAAATCTTAACATTATAGAGCTATTATGTGCTAGTTGTTCAAGATGGTTTCATGAATCTTGCATTGGTTATCAACTGGGTAAATTGGTACCCTTTATGatgaattatatatttatgtgcAAGAATTGTTCCCCAACTGGTTTAGAGAGTTTCAAGAAAAACCAAGCAC CATTTCCACAAATGTGTGTAACAGCAATAGCAAATTTACTACAAATGTCGCaaaaagaaaatgaacaaaaaacattttttcataaagataaagatattaTTCCTTTCATTGAATGTCATTGGGACAGCATGACCACAATGCCACGTAGAGTAACTCAATCTTGGCATGCAACA ATACACAGAGCATTGCTGAAAGATGTTGGAACATTATTCACTATTGATGAAAACAGTTCAGATGGTCAGTTATTCGGACTTATATGTTCAGATCTCCAAATGATTAAGCCAAATTATGAAGCAATGATTAAAGGTGGTCATTTGAAAGTAACTGAAATGGGTGTTCAACATGTTG TACCACTTAGTGGAGGCTTTCGTGGTCGCAATGCAAAACGTAAGTTTCCTGGAGAAGGAACAGGTACAGGACCTGGAAAAAAAGGTAGAGGTTCTGATATGACAGCCCCTAAATTACCTGCTCATGGATATCCCCTTGAGCATCCTTTCAATAAGGATGGTTATCGATATATCCTCGCTGAACCTGACCCTCATGCTCCCTTCAGACAG GAATTTGATGAAAGTAGCGATTGGGCTGGAAAACCTATTCCTGGTTGGCTGTACAGAGCCTTGAGTCCAAGTACAGTTTTACTTGCTTTGCATGATCGAGCACCACAGCTTAGGATTTCAGAAGACAGGCTAGCAGTAACTGGAGAAAAAGGCTATTGCATGGTCAGAGCAACTCATA ATGTAAGTAGAGGTACATGGTACTGGGAAGCAACTATTGAAGAAATGCCAGAAGGATCAGCTACAAGGTTAGGGTGGGGTCAAGAATATGCTAATTTACAAGCTCCGCTTGGTTATGATAAATTTGGATATTCTTGGAGATCTAG AAAAGGTACACGATTTCATGAAAGTAAAGGTAAACATTACAGTAGTGGTTATGGAGAAGGAGATACATTAGGATTTCTGGTAATTTTACCTGATACACACGATGCTTCACATTTACCAAACACCTACAAGGATCGGGTAAGGACTAAAT CCCTTAGTAAAATTTAA